The following coding sequences are from one Candidatus Binatia bacterium window:
- a CDS encoding ATP-binding cassette domain-containing protein, with translation MTAERAAYRYMGCRTAVGPLDFEARRGEFHLISGPSGCGKSTLARMLSGIIPHLYRGCLEG, from the coding sequence GTGACGGCCGAGAGGGCCGCGTACCGATACATGGGGTGTCGTACCGCCGTGGGGCCGCTAGATTTCGAGGCCAGGCGAGGCGAATTTCACCTGATCTCGGGCCCCTCGGGATGCGGCAAGAGCACACTGGCGCGTATGCTTTCAGGAATCATCCCGCATCTCTATCGCGGCTGCTTGGAAGG